Proteins from a single region of Anolis carolinensis isolate JA03-04 unplaced genomic scaffold, rAnoCar3.1.pri scaffold_36, whole genome shotgun sequence:
- the LOC100564956 gene encoding toll-like receptor 13, protein MCVLAGLWLSVVLCAGGCGAYGFRNCIQDMWDPGYFKCMQRFLAEASWATGDLPANATALNASHNAIHRLPPGAFARLPALAELSLTHNGLQTVDEGAFRGLAALRSLNLSCNALQGLSAGAFLGLRNLSLLLLHNNRLHTLHPDTFAPLQNLLELELQFNDLGSFGDVAESLWMLPKMERLNLCNNNLTSLRSERSLPASLMELSLCNNSLSGLDGDGPRFLQNVKWLDLSYNNISDVSSFARVELRNLTNLKLVGNNIDVFQVVNVSDAWTHNLDYSGLRLNRYSQLVDLCRLLGKSMRPMRSLSLRSNNIRNVSHNAFSACPPLLLLDLSRNRLKSVGCVREMLNASTQGQLKALVVEHNLLNGLRSCSQGQVLTQLRFVSFRFNRILSVRGWAFRYAPNLDRLHLNINSVAYLDRRALWGLQALTELRLDNNLLTDIYEDTFRDLGNLRTLNLRNNHVSVLFPGVFTKLGNLSILDLGGNNLRQLTNTSFEGLKNLSNLYLDGNRIERISHGFFSPVQNTLQVLDLMGNRIHYISMKPDGPPPFMNLHKLYDLKLLAQQPYGLGIIPPRFFKGLTSLRDLYLSENKILSVAPDAFDDLGQLRRLNMADSSNGMGDLPPGIFKNLRNLVSLDLENAGLRTLTLKVFGNLTKLRNLQLGKNELQTANSSVMERLVGLRYLDLRKCPLTCTCDNVWLQEWLNNSQVHVVYMYNYSCHSGERSFVYSFDTNVCYEDVGLYLFACTFPALLLQMLLPFLYHRTYWQLKYRFYVLRAWLGDRWRRGKAESCRFDAFVSYNSCDERWVLEQLVPNLEAGGSPAFRLCLHHRDFQPGKYIIDNIVESIHNSRHTICVISRSYLRSEWCSMEIQLASYRLFDELKDVLVPVFLEEIPERELSAYYRMRKVMLKKTYVTWPPETQAQQLFWAKLRMALAAGTTEEEEDGGRTTHGSEKDSKPVPESVGKIAS, encoded by the exons ATGTGCGTGCTGGCGGGCCTGTGGCTGTCCGTGGTGCTGTGCGCGGGGGGCTGTGGGGCCTACGGCTTCCGCAACTGCATCCAGGACATGTGGGACCCGGGGTACTTCAAGTGCATGCAGCGCTTCCTGGCCGAGGCCTCCTGGGCAACGGGGGACCTGCCGGCCAACGCCACCGCCCTCAACGCCTCCCACAACGCCATCCACCGCCTGCCCCCCGGGGCCTTCGCCCGCCTGCCGGCCCTGGCCGAGCTCTCCCTGACCCACAACGGCCTGCAGACCGTGGACGAGGGGGCCTTCCGGGGCCTGGCCGCCCTGCGCAGCCTCAACCTCTCCTGCAACGCCCTGCAAGGCCTCTCCGCCGGCGCCTTCCTAGGCCTCCGCAacctcagcctcctcctcctg CACAACAACCGCTTGCACACTCTCCACCCGGACACCTTTGCTCCGCTGCAGAACCTTCTGGAACTGGAGCTGCAGTTCAATGACTTGGGGAGCTTCGGGGACGTTGCCGAGAGCCTTTGGATGCTGCCGAAGATGGAGCGCCTGAACCTCTGCAATAACAACCTGACTTCGCTTCGGTCAGAACGGAGCCTCCCGGCTTCCTTGATGGAGCTCTCTCTCTGCAACAATTCCTTATCCGGATTAGACGGTGATGGACCACGCTTCCTGCAGAACGTCAAATGGCTGGACCTCTCTTACAACAATATCTCAGACGTTTCTTCGTTCGCCAGAGTTGAGCTCCGGAACCTCACCAACTTGAAGCTGGTGGGGAACAACATCGATGTTTTCCAGGTCGTCAACGTTTCCGACGCATGGACTCATAACTTGGACTATTCCGGCTTGCGCTTGAACAGATATTCGCAGCTCGTCGACTTGTGCCGCCTCCTCGGGAAATCCATGCGCCCCATGCGCAGCCTGAGCCTCCGAAGCAACAACATCAGGAACGTGAGCCACAACGCCTTCTCCGCCTGCCCTCCCCTCCTGCTGCTGGACCTTTCCCGGAACCGGCTCAAGTCGGTGGGCTGTGTGCGCGAGATGCTGAACGCGAGCACGCAGGGCCAGCTGAAGGCCCTGGTCGTGGAGCACAACCTGCTGAACGGCCTGCGCTCCTGCTCCCAAGGCCAAGTCCTGACGCAGCTGCGCTTCGTCTCGTTCCGCTTCAACCGCATCCTCTCCGTCCGAGGCTGGGCGTTCCGCTACGCCCCCAACCTGGACCGGCTGCACCTCAACATCAACAGCGTGGCCTACTTAGACCGGCGGGCCTTGTGGGGCCTGCAGGCGCTGACCGAGCTGCGCCTGGACAACAACCTCCTCACCGACATCTACGAGGACACCTTCCGCGACCTGGGCAACCTCCGGACGCTCAATCTGCGCAACAACCATGTCTCGGTGCTCTTCCCCGGCGTCTTCACCAAACTCGGGAATCTCAGCATCTTGGACCTGGGCGGGAACAACCTCCGCCAGCTGACCAACACGTCCTTCGAGGGGCTGAAGAACCTCTCCAACCTCTACCTGGACGGGAACCGTATTGAGAGGATCAGCCACGGCTTCTTCAGCCCAGTGCAGAACACGCTGCAAGTGCTGGACTTGATGGGCAACAGGATTCACTACATCAGCATGAAGCCAGACGGGCCACCGCCGTTCATGAACCTGCACAAACTCTATGACCTCAAGCTCCTGGCCCAGCAGCCCTACGGCCTGGGAATCATCCCGCCCAGGTTCTTCAAGGGCCTGACCTCTTTGCGCGACCTCTACCTCTCGGAGAACAAGATCCTCTCTGTGGCGCCGGACGCGTTCGACGACCTGGGGCAGCTGCGGCGCCTGAACATGGCGGACAGCAGCAACGGCATGGGCGACCTCCCGCCCGGCATCTTCAAGAACCTCCGCAACTTGGTCTCGCTTGACCTGGAGAACGCCGGCCTCCGAACACTGACCCTGAAGGTCTTCGGCAACCTGACCAAGCTGCGCAACCTCCAGCTGGGCAAGAACGAGCTCCAGACCGCCAACAGCAGCGTGATGGAGCGGCTGGTTGGGCTGAGGTACCTCGACCTACGCAAGTGCCCCTTGACCTGCACCTGCGACAACGTCTGGCTCCAGGAGTGGCTCAACAACAGCCAGGTCCACGTGGTGTACATGTACAACTACTCCTGCCACTCAGGCGAGCGCAGCTTCGTCTACAGCTTTGACACCAACGTCTGCTACGAGGACGTGGGCCTCTACCTCTTCGCCTGCACCTTCCCGGCCCTGCTGCTCCAGATGCTGCTCCCGTTCCTCTACCACCGGACCTATTGGCAGCTCAAGTACCGCTTCTACGTCCTGCGGGCCTGGCTGGGCGACCGCTGGCGGCGCGGGAAGGCCGAGAGCTGCCGCTTCGACGCCTTCGTCTCCTACAACTCCTGCGACGAGCGCTGGGTGCTGGAGCAGCTGGTGCCCAACCTGGAGGCCGGCGGGAGCCCCGCCTTCCGGCTCTGCCTCCACCACCGGGACTTCCAGCCGGGGAAGTACATCATCGACAACATCGTGGAGAGCATCCACAACAGCCGGCACACCATCTGCGTCATCAGCCGGAGCTACCTGCGGAGCGAGTGGTGCTCCATGGAGATCCAGCTGGCCAGCTACCGGCTCTTCGATGAGCTTAAGGATGTCCTGGTGCCCGTCTTCCTGGAGGAGATCCCCGAGAGGGAGCTCTCCGCTTACTACCGCATGCGGAAGGTGATGCTCAAGAAGACCTACGTCACCTGGCCCCCCGAGACCCAGGCCCAGCAGCTGTTCTGGGCCAAGCTGAGGATGGCGCTGGCGGCGGGGACaacggaagaggaggaggacggagGGAGGACGACACACGGCTCGGAGAAGGACAGCAAGCCCGTCCCGGAATCTGTCGGCAAGATAGCATCCTAG